The DNA region ACCACGATGCCGGTGGGGATGTGGGTGATGCGCACCGCGGAGTCCGTGGTGTTGACGCCCTGACCGCCGGGACCGGACGCCCGGTAGACGTCGACGCGGAGGTCCGACTCGTCGATCTCGACGTGGTCGGACTGCTCGACCACCGGCAGCACCTCGACGCCGGCGAAGGACGTCTGGCGGCGGCCCTGGTTGTCGAACGGCGAGATGCGCACCAACCGGTGCGTGCCCTGCTCCACCGACAGGGTGCCGTAGGCGTACGGCGCCTTGACCGTGAAGGTGGTCGACTTGATGCCGGCCTCCTCCGCGTACGAGGTCTCGTAGACCTCGGTCGGGTAGCCGTGGCGCTCGGACCAGCGCAGGTACATCCGCTGGAGCTGCTCGGCGAAGTCCGCGGCGTCCACGCCGCCGGCCTCGGCGCGGATGTTGACCAGCGCCTCGCGGGCGTCGTACTCGCCGGACAGCAGGGTGCGGACCTCCATCTCGTCCAGCGCCTTGCGGACCGACTCCAGCTCGCCCTCGGCCTCGGCGCGGGTGTCCGCGTCGTCCTCGGCCTCGGCCAGTTCGAAGAGCACGGCCAGGTCGTCGATCCGGCCGCGCAGGGCCTCGACCTTGCGCAGCTCGGCCTGGAGGTGCGACAGCCGGCTGGTGATCTTCTGCGCGTTCTCGGGGTCGTCCCACAGGGAGGGGGCCGCGGCCTGCTCCTCCAGCGCGGCGATATCGGCCCGCATCCGGTCCAGGTCGAGGACGGCCTCGATCGACCCCATGGTCGAGGAGAGGGACTTCAGTTCTTCGGATACATCGACGATCGCCACGTGGCCCAGCCTACCGGCTGGTCGTGCGAACGACGCCGCCCCGCTCGCCGCCGCGGTCCAGCCCCCCGCTCCCCCGGCTACGCCGGCGCCGTCGCCCTCGTGAGCGTCCCGTGCGCGGTCGGCGCGTACAGCTCCAGCGTCCCGGCGGCGCCCGCCGCGCCGACGGGGCCGCCGCCGAGCCCGGCCGGCAGCGGCGTCGCGGGTCCCTGGAGCGCCGACGCCCGGCCGGCGGCGAACACGTACAGCCGGCCGCCCGCGACCAGCGCCTCCGGACGGCCGGCCCCCGCCGCGTCCAGGCCGTCGACCACGGACGACGGCCGCCACGCGCCGCCGGAGAACGGCAGCCGCAGCACCGCGCCGTCCGCCTTGCGGACCACGAACGCCTCCAGCGTGCCGCGCCCGCGCGAGACCAGGGCCGGCGCGGAGGTGATCCGCCCGGCGGTCGGCACGAGCGCCCAGGCGTTCCAGCGGCCGTCCACCAGCGACGCCGTCACCAGGTCGCCGCCGACCCGGTCCACCAGGTCGATCCGGCCGGGTTCGGAGGAGGCCGCGGCCGGGGCCGCGTCGAAGTGCGTCCGCTCGTCCACCTGCGACCAGGCGTTCCAGGAGCCCGCGCCGGCCGCGCCGGACGCCGGGCCGGTGTACGTGCGCCGGTACAGCAGCCCGTCCGTGCCGGCCGCGAACAGGTCGATCCGCCCGGCCCGCGCCGAGACGACCGCGGGGTCGCCCTGGGTGCTTATCCCGGTGAGCTTGTGCCAGGGGCCGTAGCCGGAGCCGTCCCGGGTCACGTACCAGACGTTCTTGTCCTCGCCGCGCGCGAAGACGTACGTCGTGTGGCCGAGGACGACCGCGCGCGGGCCGCCGGTCAGGGGCACGCCCGCCGCCGGCACGTCCTGCGCGGCGCTCCACCGGGGCAGGGCGACGGGAGCGCCGGTGCGGCCCTGGGGCGAGGCGGCGCCCGCGGTGGGCGCGGTCGGGGTGCCGCCGCGACCGGCGGTCGGCGCGACGGACGAGCGGGCGGCGCCGTCCGCCGAGGTGTCGGGCGCGGCGGACCGGTCGTCGGTGGAGGCGCCCGGGTCCTTGCCGCTGCCGCCGTGGTCGGAGCCGGAGGAGCCCGCGGAGGCGATGCCCCAGCCGCCGAGCCCGGCGACGGCCAGCGCCGCGGCGGCAGCGGCGGCGAACTTGATCCGGCGGCTGCGCACCGCGTCGGAGACCGCGCGGTGGCGGGGGCTGGCGGGGCGGTCGGGCGCGGAGGCCCGCAGGGCGCCGGCGCCCGGCCCGCGGCCGTGCCTTTGCCGGTCCCGCCGTGTCCGGCGCCGTTCTTCCCGGTCTTCCCGGCGCCCCGGCCGCCCGCGCCCTTGCCCGCGGCCCGTCCGGCGCGCGAGGCGGCGCCGTACCCGGCCAGCTCGTCCGCGGTCGGCAGTCTGATGCTGGTGTGGGTGTCCCGGCTGGAGTCGGGCGCCGCGCCGCGCACCAGCGGTACGGCACCGCGCCGCCGGTCGGCGAAGCCGGTCACGGGCGCGGCGGGAGCGCCCGCGCCGCCGGTCGTCGGGCCGCCGACGCCGCCGCTCGCGACTCCGGGACCGCCGGCCGCCCCGGGGGCACCGGAGACGCCGGAGACGCCGGAAGCGCCGGGAACCCCTGCCGCGGCGGCGGCGCCCGCGGCCCCCGGCTCCGCGTCCTCGTCCGCGTAACCGTTCTCCGCCGCCGCGCCGTCCGCGCCCGGCGGCGCCACGTCCAGGGCCGGCAGCCCGGCCAGGTGCGGCAGCAACTCCCGCAGCCGGCCCCGAGTTCGCCCGCGGTCAGCCGGGAGGCGGGCGCCTTGGCCAGGCACTGCGCGAGGATCTGCCACAGCTCGTCCGGCAGGTCCGGCAGCGGCTGCACCGACTCGGTGACGTGCCGCCGCAGCACCGCGCCGGGGTGCCCGCCGCCGAACGGCGTGAAGCCCGCGAGCAGTTCGTACAGCACGGTGGCCAGCGCGTAGATGTCGACCGAGGCGCGCGGCGGCAGGCCCTCGATGATCTCGGGCGCGAGGTAGTCGGGGGTGCCGATGATCCGGGTCGCGCGGGTGCGGCGCGGGGAGTCCACCAGGCGGGCGATGCCGAAGTCGGTGAGCAGCGCGGGCGGCGCGCCGCCGGGTCCGGCCGGGGCGGCCGAGTCCAGCAGGACGTTCTCGGGTTTGACGTCGCGGTGCACCACCCCGCCCGCGTGGGCGGCGGCCAGGCCGTCGGCCACGTCGGCGGCGATGGCGACGGCGGCCTCGGGGGTCAGCCGGCGCTCGCGCTCCAGCCGGGAGCGCAGGTCGGTGCCGCGCACCAGGTCCATCACCAGCGCGAGGTCGGCGCCGTCCACCACCAGGTCGCGGATGCCGACGACGCGCGGGTGGTCCAGGGACAGCAGCGCGGTGCGCTCCTGCACGAAGCGGCCGACGAGGTCCTGGTCGGAGGCGAGGTCCTCGCGCAGCAGCTTGATGGCGACCGGGCCTTCCGGGCCCTCGCCGAGCCACACCGTGCCGGCGGAACCCCGCCCGAGCACCTGGTGGGCGGTGTACCGGCTGCCGATCTTCCTGGCCAAGGCTGCTCCGACTCCTCCGAAGGTCCGTCGCGTTGGCGACAAAGCTACGCGGAACCAAGGCCGTTCGGGGTACGCGTGGACGGTGAGGAGTCGTTCTGCCGGAGAAATCACCCTCCGGAAGTCGACAAATCCCCACGCCAGGTGTTACGTCCGCCCTCACGCCAGGTGTGACGTCAGCTCCGCGCGGACTCCCCCGCCGAGCGGCGGGGCGCGGTGGCGGGGCCCGGTGGCGCGACACGTGCGGCGGGACCCGAGCGGCGGGACCCGGCCCGGTCAGTTGCCCGAGCCGCCCGACCCGCCGCCGGAGTCACCGGTGATCGCGGAGACCTTGTCCCAGGCGGTGTGGACCCAACTCGACGTCGCGTCCCACAGGTTGCGCGTGCTGTTCACCCAGTCGGGCAGCGGCGTGGTGTACCAGACCACCACGAAGATCACGATCAGCACGAGGATCACCGTCAGGCAGCCCTTGAGGCAGCCGAGGCCGGGGATCTTCATCGGGTTGGCGCCGCGGCGGCGTTCGCGCGGCGCGCGCGGTTCGGGGGCGGGGCGCTCGGGAGCGGCCGGGCGCCGCGGCTCGTACCGCTGCGGCTGGGGCTCGTAGCGCTGCGGCTGGTACTGCTGCGGCGCGTGGCCGCCCTGCTGCCCCTGGCCGTAGCCGCCGCCCTGCTGCTGGTACGGCTGCCCGGACCGGCCGCCGTACGCCTGTTGCCCCTGGCCGTAGTGCTGTCCTTGGCCGTACTGCTGCCCGCCGTACTGCTGCTGCGGCGGCGCGGGGGCCTGCTGCGGCTGGCGGCGCGGGCGGCGGCGCAACGGGTCCTGCTCGGGGGCGAGGTACTGGACCTCGGTCTGCTCGTTGCGGTGCCGGGCGGCGCTGAGCTGCGACTCCCAGGGGTGCGGGCCCTGCGCCTGCGCGGGCTCCCCGGGCTGTCCCTGCTGCCCCGAGTCGGGCACCGGCGGCAGCACGCGCGTGCCGTCGCCGCCGCGCGGGCCCTGTCCGGCCGCCCCCGCCGCCCCGGCCGCGTCCGCGGGCAGCATGCGCGTCGCGGCGTCCGGGTCGTACGCGGGCGCGGCCGAGCCGCCGGGCAGCACCTGCGTCGGGTCCGCGCCGGGCGCGGCGGAGCCGGCGGGCAGCACCTGCGTGGGGTCCGCGTCCGAACCGCCCTGGCCGGCGCCGGTGCCGGGCACGGGCGTGGGCTCGGCGTCCGGGCCGAGCAGCGCGGCGACCCCGAGCGCGGCCTCGGCCTGCGCGGGAGTGGCCCGCGCGCCGACGCCGGCCGCGACCACCCGCAGCGCCCTGGCCAGATTCTCCGCGCTCGGCCGCTGGTCGGGGTCCTTGCGCAGGCAGCGCTCGATGACCGTCCACAGCGGCTCGGGCACGCCGGAGGCGCGCGCCGGCTGCTCGTGGAGATGCGCCTGGAGCACCTCGATCGCGTTCTCGCCGCGGAACGGGGGGCGGCCGGTGACCAGCTCGTACAGCAGCACGCCCGCGCCGTAGACGTCCACCGCGGAGGTCTGCGGGCGGCCCTGCGCGGACTCCGGCGCGACATAGGCGGGGGTGCCGACGAACTCGTGGGTGCGGGTCACGCCGGGCGAGTCGGCGAGCCGCGCGATGCCGAAGTCGGTGAGCATCGGGTGCATCCGCTCGGCGCCGTCCTCGCCCGCGACGGTCGCGAGCAGCACGTTCGCCGGCTTCAGGTCGCGGTGCACGATGCCGTCGGCGTGGCTGGCGGCCAGCGCGTCGGCGACGGCGGCGGTCAGCAGCGCGGCGCCGATCGGGCTGAACGGGCCGTTCTCACGCAGGTAGCGGTGCAGGTCGGGGCCGTCGACCAGGTCCATCACCAGGGCGAGCAGATCGCCCTCGACGACCAGGTCGCGGACCCGGACGATGTGCGGGTGGCGCAGCCTGACCAGCGCGGAGCGCTCGCGCAGGAAGCGCATCACCACGTCCGGGTCGCCGGCCAGCTCCTCCTTGAGCACCTTGACGGCGACGGCGCTGCCCTCGTCGTCGCGCACCCGCCCGCGCCAGACGGTGCCCGTGGCGCCGCGCCCGAGCGGCTCCTCGATGAGGTACTTGCTGCCTACCGGCCGCACGTCGTGTGCTCCCTCGCTTGTCGTGCCCGTCGTGACTGTCGTCGACCGCTCGCGTCCGCTCGCGCCCGTTTGTGGCTGCTCGCGTCCTGCTCGCGTCTGCTTGTGTCCGCTCGCGTCCGCGTGGGTGCGGCCGCGGTCCGCCCGCCGCGGTGCCGCCCTCCGGCGCCGGTCCGGTCCGCGCCGGGGCCCGGCGGGCTCCGGCGGTGTGCGGACCAGCGTAGTGCCGCGCGCGGGACCACCGCCGGATTCCCAGGTAGGACGCCGGTCGGGCGCGGATGGTTGCCCGGAACGGCTCCGCGTACGGCCGTCCGGGCGAGACCCCGGGCGAGACCCCGGGCGGGGACTGGGCGGGTACGTGCCCTTGGCCGGGCGGGTACGTGCCCAGGGCCGGGCGGGTCCCCGGTGAGGCCGCCGCGAGCAGCCCCGGAGGCCGGCTCGGCGCGGTCCGCGTCACCCCGCCGGGTGATCGTCGGCCCGCGGTCGCGTGATCGTCGGCCGATCGGTCAAGATCACCGGAGGCGGTACCGGCGTCCGGCTGTCCCCGGCGGGTGGGAGGATGGACCGCGCGGGCGTGCGCGCGGCGGTGTGACGCCGGGTGTGCGCGCCCTGCCGCGCCCGCCGCCCGTGCGGTACGTGGTGGTGTGGGCGGTGGGCGGTGCGGGCGCCGTACGGGGCGGCGCGGGCACCTGACGCCGCGTGACGTGTGCGGCCGCCCCGGTCCGGTGCCGGGCGGGCGCGGTGCGGGGCGCCGTGGGGAGGGACTCCCGCGGGCGGGTCCGCGCCAGGGTGATCACAGGGGTGATCAGGGGAGAAGGGACCGCGGACGAGATGCAGATCCGGCTGACCGTCCTCGGGCCGCGCGGCGGCCGGGCCGCCCGCGGCTGCGACGTGCTCGTCACCGCGCCCGAGGGCACGCCGCTGGGCAAGGTCGCGGGGGCGCTGGCCTCGGCGGCCGGGGCCGGGCAGCCGGGCGGCCGGTCCGCCGCCGCGGCCGTGGTGCTCTACGCGGGCCACGAGCGGCTGTCCCCGGCCGCGGTCCTCGGCGCGCCGCCGCTGGTCGACGGCGCGCTGCTGTCGCTGCACGCGCCGGCCGAGCCGCTCGGCGACCACGGGCAGTACGGCAGGTTCGGCCAGTACGGCAGGCCGCCGGCCGAGCTCGCCCGGCTGCACGTGATCGGCGGTCCCGACGCGGGCGGCGTGCACCTGCTCCAGGGCGGCCAGGCCAGGATCGGCCGCTCGGCGGACGCGGACGTGCCGCTGGACGACCCGGACGTCTCGCGGCTGCACTGCGAGGTCGCCGTCGGCGCGGACGGCGAGGTCACGGTGGCCGACCTCGGCTCCACCAACGGCACCGCGCTCGGCGGCCGGCCGGTCGGGCCGCGGCCCGTGCCGTTCCCCGCCGGCGCGCTGCTGCGGATCGGCGAGTCCACGCTGCGGCTCGACCCGCCGCACTCCCCCGCGCCGCCGTCCCTCGCGCCGCACCCCGACAACGACGGGCACCTGCGCGTGGCCCTGCGCGACACGGCGTGGCCGCCGGCCCGGCCCGAAGGTCCCGCGGGCGCCGAGGCGGCGGGCGGTACGGGTGCCGGTACGGGTGCCTGGCCGGGTGCCGGTGCCGGTACGGGCTCGGGTGCGCTGCCCCCGCGGGAAGACGCGGGCGCGGCGGCCGGCGCACGTCCGGCCACGGTCCCCGGCCAGGCGGACCGCCGTGCCGGCGGCGGCGACGGGTGGAGCGCGCCCGCGCTCGGAGGACCGGAGGCGACGGGTCCAGGACGCGTACCGGGAGCAGCGGACGCGGCGGCTTCAGGAGGCGCGCCGGGCGGACCGGGCCGGCTCCGGGCCCCGTCCCGGCTCCTGG from Actinacidiphila sp. DG2A-62 includes:
- the prfB gene encoding peptide chain release factor 2 codes for the protein MAIVDVSEELKSLSSTMGSIEAVLDLDRMRADIAALEEQAAAPSLWDDPENAQKITSRLSHLQAELRKVEALRGRIDDLAVLFELAEAEDDADTRAEAEGELESVRKALDEMEVRTLLSGEYDAREALVNIRAEAGGVDAADFAEQLQRMYLRWSERHGYPTEVYETSYAEEAGIKSTTFTVKAPYAYGTLSVEQGTHRLVRISPFDNQGRRQTSFAGVEVLPVVEQSDHVEIDESDLRVDVYRASGPGGQGVNTTDSAVRITHIPTGIVVSCQNERSQIQNKASAMNVLQAKLLERRRQEEQALMDSLKGDGGNSWGNQMRSYVLHPYQMVKDLRTDFEVGNPQAVLDGDIDGFIEAGIRWRKSREKSGE
- a CDS encoding serine/threonine-protein kinase is translated as MRPVGSKYLIEEPLGRGATGTVWRGRVRDDEGSAVAVKVLKEELAGDPDVVMRFLRERSALVRLRHPHIVRVRDLVVEGDLLALVMDLVDGPDLHRYLRENGPFSPIGAALLTAAVADALAASHADGIVHRDLKPANVLLATVAGEDGAERMHPMLTDFGIARLADSPGVTRTHEFVGTPAYVAPESAQGRPQTSAVDVYGAGVLLYELVTGRPPFRGENAIEVLQAHLHEQPARASGVPEPLWTVIERCLRKDPDQRPSAENLARALRVVAAGVGARATPAQAEAALGVAALLGPDAEPTPVPGTGAGQGGSDADPTQVLPAGSAAPGADPTQVLPGGSAAPAYDPDAATRMLPADAAGAAGAAGQGPRGGDGTRVLPPVPDSGQQGQPGEPAQAQGPHPWESQLSAARHRNEQTEVQYLAPEQDPLRRRPRRQPQQAPAPPQQQYGGQQYGQGQHYGQGQQAYGGRSGQPYQQQGGGYGQGQQGGHAPQQYQPQRYEPQPQRYEPRRPAAPERPAPEPRAPRERRRGANPMKIPGLGCLKGCLTVILVLIVIFVVVWYTTPLPDWVNSTRNLWDATSSWVHTAWDKVSAITGDSGGGSGGSGN